Sequence from the SAR324 cluster bacterium genome:
AGTTAAGGATCTACATATCAACTCCGCTCGAATTATGGCCAAAGTTCGGACGATTGCTGCTTTCTCATACAAAAAATCAATTGGCCAACCCTTCGTATATCCACTCGACAGTCTTCCCTATTGCGCTAATTTTCTAAACATGATGTTTTCAGTGCCAGCTCAACCATATGAGGTTGATGAGGATCATGTCAAAGCGATGGATCTATTGTTGATATTACATGCAGATCATGAACAGAATTGTTCAGCTTCGACCGTACGTGTTGTGGGATCAAGTCAGGCCAATGTCTATGCTTCTGTTGCTTCAGGTATTTTGGCATTATGGGGCCCATTACATGGTGGGGCCAATCAACAAGTTCTTGATATGCTTATGCAAATTCATCAGCAGGGTGGAGACATTGATAGCTTTGTGAAGAGAGCCAAGGATCCAAATGACTCCTTCAGATTGATGGGTTTTGGCCACAGAGTTTACAAAAACTATGATCCCAGAGCCAAAATTATTAAGGAACATTGTGACCGGATTTTAAGTAAGCTCGGCGTGAAAGATCCACTACTTGAAATTGCCAAAAGACTTGAAGAGCGAGCTTTATCTGACAGCTATTTTGTCGAAAGAAAGCTCTATCCAAACATTGATTTCTACAGTGGTATTATCTACCGGGCAATTGGTCTTCCAAGTAATATGTTCACAGTGATGTTCGCATTGGGACGCATTCCAGGGTGGATTGCACAGTGGAAGGAGATGCATGAAGATTCTCAAACAAGAATTGCTAGACCAAGACAGATTTACATTGGCGAAAACGCCAGAAATTATGTCCCAATCAATCAACGCTGATTAAGGGATAATTTACTAAACCCCTTGAAATTAGGAGTATCGATGTCACCAAAAAAACGAACCAAAGCCATACGAAAAAATAAGCATACAGCCAACAAAGATAATTTGAAAAAAAATGAGAAGAGAATTCGTGAGAATATCACAGTTTTGCAGGTTCTCGATGCATCTGAAACTAAAGCTGAAGTCAGCGAAGAGTGAGTGAGTCACTTAATTCTTTGTTAAAAGAGCCCAAAAAGGTTCAAGAAGTTCAAAAAACGTTAAGGAATCCATCCACTCTCTCTGCACTCTATGAGGCTTGGCGAAAAGGAACCCTCAATGTCGAACGCACGTGGGGAAAAACTGGTTCACCAAGCCAAATTGTCATCTACAAACCCGACTCGTGTCTCCTCCCAGATGACATACTACAAATCACTGATACAACATCTGAAAAGGAAAATAACTTTACCTTCGTTACCTGGAATATAAATTCGATCCGAAGTCGATTGGAGTTGCTATTGGACTGGTTGGCTGAAAAGCAACCGGATTTGGTGGCATTGCAGGAAACAAAGGTGGAGGATGTTAATTTTCCAATTTTTGATCTTCAGCAAGCGGGATATCATTCTGTATTCAGTGGTCAAAAAAGCTATAACGGGGTTGCCTTCTTATCCAAAGAGGTCCCAGATAATATTCGTGTTGGTTTCCGAAATGGGTATGATCCTGAAAACTGTCGATTGATCAGCGTTCAATTGAGAGGGATCTGGTTCATCAACGTATATCTACCCCAAGGACAATCAGTAACTTCAGAAAAATTCACCTACAAATTAGAATTTCTGGAACAGTTGACTGTTGAGTTGTCAGAATATCCAAGTGAAAAACTAATCGTCCTCGGTGATTTAAATATTGCTCCTGAAGAAATTGATGTGCCCGATCCAACTGCAATGAAGTACATGGTTAGTTTCAGACCAGAGGAAAGAGCGGCATTCCAACAACTTCTGGCTCTAGGATTGCACGATGTGTTTAGAAAATTTAATAAGGAGCCTAATCATTATAGTTGGTGGGATTACCGGACCAGAGGGTTTGAGAGGAATGATGGAATGAGAATTGATCACATATTGTCATCTAAGGATTTACTTGATCAAACTACCCAGAGCTACATTGATCTTGAAAATCGTTCCAAAGTTAAACCCTCGGACCATGCTCCTGTTTTCGGCTGTTACACGAAAAGTGAGTAAAAGTATGATGGCTTTACAATGGCGTAAAACTCTCATTATTAGTCTGTTTCTTGCATCTGTAAACATAAATTGTTTTGCATCAACGAGAAATGATCCCCCTTCTTCAACAGCAATTATGGTCGATGTCCCAGTCAGAATCTTGGGGGTGGGTTTAACGGTTGTCTCAAGTGCTATATTTATTGTAGCAAGCCCATTTGCTCTAATTTCAGGCAGCCTTGAAGAAACTTGGAATGCACTGGTCATTGAGCCCTTAGAGTTCACCTTCACAAGACCTATGGGAAAGTTTGATGATTGGAAAACGAATCCCACCACGGAGACAGTATCTTTGGAATTGGAGAATTGATGAGAAAATTCTTAACATCTTTACCACTGATGCTGGCCCTGATGTTGTGGACAGTTCCAGCAAAAGCAGACTTGTTGTCTGTTCACGCTGACATACCTCTGACCTTCAGCCCATCCCAAGAAGGTGCAGACACTCCGGATTCAATTTCAGGTGCTCGTGTAGGTCTCAGTTTGTTCATACTCCCGCTGGGAATTGCATATGAGTCCTATGAAGTATCCTACTCAAGCGACTCTCTAGATTCTAAAGATACTTATCAAATCGCTAGCGTGTTTGTGAATCTTCCAGTTCCAGTGATTAACATTGCATTGGGAGTTGGTGCAGGGATGGTTACAGGAGAAGGTGAAAAAAAAGATAATACTAAACTTACAGCAGATGATTCGGCAGCAACAAGTTTCTTTGCAACACTAGGCTACCCAATACTTCCGCTTTTTGATGTCCACGTTGGCTATCAGGTTATTAATGCAAACAAGGTGGATGTTAAGGATTCGAGTGGTGGGCTTGAATATGAAAATGATCCATCAGGTACTGTCTGGACGGCTGGCATCAAAGTTGGCTTCTGAATATTGAATTGAAAATGATAACTAAAATCAAAATTTTAGCTGTACTCTTTTTCGTTGGATTTGGTACGGGAATCGCCCAGGCTCAATTCTTCGGGTTTAGCGTGGACACTGCAGTGGACTATACAGTGGCGCCGGATAAAGTTACAGGTGGAACCTTAGGGATTATACACCCCATTGGTTTTGTCCCAAACTTTGGATA
This genomic interval carries:
- the xth gene encoding exodeoxyribonuclease III; translated protein: MSESLNSLLKEPKKVQEVQKTLRNPSTLSALYEAWRKGTLNVERTWGKTGSPSQIVIYKPDSCLLPDDILQITDTTSEKENNFTFVTWNINSIRSRLELLLDWLAEKQPDLVALQETKVEDVNFPIFDLQQAGYHSVFSGQKSYNGVAFLSKEVPDNIRVGFRNGYDPENCRLISVQLRGIWFINVYLPQGQSVTSEKFTYKLEFLEQLTVELSEYPSEKLIVLGDLNIAPEEIDVPDPTAMKYMVSFRPEERAAFQQLLALGLHDVFRKFNKEPNHYSWWDYRTRGFERNDGMRIDHILSSKDLLDQTTQSYIDLENRSKVKPSDHAPVFGCYTKSE
- a CDS encoding citrate synthase; amino-acid sequence: MTNSAKLHLPGQEPLEIPILTGSENEKALDISSLRAKSGYITLDPGFVNTGACSSSITYLDGEKGILRYRGYRIEELAQKSTFIEVAYLLIHGNLPDQSQLTEFSRKLSNHSMIHEDMRHFYDGFSSTAHPMVSLSAMVASLSAYYSEASGRASVKDLHINSARIMAKVRTIAAFSYKKSIGQPFVYPLDSLPYCANFLNMMFSVPAQPYEVDEDHVKAMDLLLILHADHEQNCSASTVRVVGSSQANVYASVASGILALWGPLHGGANQQVLDMLMQIHQQGGDIDSFVKRAKDPNDSFRLMGFGHRVYKNYDPRAKIIKEHCDRILSKLGVKDPLLEIAKRLEERALSDSYFVERKLYPNIDFYSGIIYRAIGLPSNMFTVMFALGRIPGWIAQWKEMHEDSQTRIARPRQIYIGENARNYVPINQR